The following coding sequences lie in one Silene latifolia isolate original U9 population chromosome 5, ASM4854445v1, whole genome shotgun sequence genomic window:
- the LOC141655091 gene encoding uncharacterized protein LOC141655091, with product MTNSDHTSNTKTSLHPVYTVTNIQNKVRVLDGVKVSYASWVNLFTLHAHGYKVLYHIDDSAAPPKTDSSYEAWYEIDAHVLQWIYGTMSDDLLPRILEPDSTAQAAWNHVKNIFLNKKGARAVSLESEFHNLKLNKFSSFDAYCQRLRAISGQLKDVGAAITDLRLVLQLVRGLPKQYDTVGAYIIQTLPNFETARSMIELENHPQSSREEATTLVAPTAPSTESGNPSSSLPNKRSHDSKRGNSKGSHNGGGYRNQSKQTASPVSGNSVSPWGPMTGWPVPWTPPPCPYPTYPGCTGPWQPWPAPATGSRSVSGRPGSRQSGPSFGQAHLGSDDGQQQQPTDLAQAFAALQLLPLNQGQFYMDTGASSHLGASSHLSADADMFRYPLNCSTIQSIFVGDGTNIPIHSSGHTSLATPTRTLHLHNVLNTPKII from the coding sequence ATGACAAACAGTGATCACACATCGAATACCAAAACATCTCTTCATCCCGTATATACTGTCACTAACATCCAGAATAAAGTTCGTGTGTTAGATGGCGTAAAGGTATCCTACGCGTCCTGGGTGAACCTCTTCACCCTTCATGCCCACGGATACAAGGTTTTGTACCATATAGACGACAGCGCCGCCCCTCCGAAGACGGATTCTTCATATGAAGCGTGGTACGAGATTGATGCTCACGTTCTCCAATGGATTTACGGCACCATGTCGGACGATCTATTGCCGCGTATTCTTGAACCTGACTCCACCGCACAAGCCGCCTGGAATCATGTCAAGAATATTTTCCTCAACAAAAAGGGTGCCCGTGCCGTAAGTCTTGAGAGCGAATTTCACAATCTCAAGCTCAATAAATTCTCATCCTTTGATGCCTACTGTCAACGCCTTCGGGCAATATCGGGGCAATTAAAGGATGTCGGTGCAGCGATCACTGATCTACGATTGGTCCTTCAATTAGTCCGTGGCTTACCAAAGCAATATGACACAGTAGGCGCATACATCATTCAGACGCTCCCAAATTTTGAGACGGCCCGAAGCATGATTGAATTGGAGAACCACCCTCAGTCCAGCCGTGAGGAAGCCACGACACTCGTTGCCCCCACTGCCCCATCCACTGAGTCTGGCAACCCTTCGTCATCTCTCCCTAACAAGCGCAGCCACGACAGCAAACGGGGCAACTCTAAGGGTAGTCATAATGGTGGCGGGTATCGCAATCAATCCAAGCAGACGGCATCCCCCGTTTCTGGGAATTCAGTCTCTCCGTGGGGCCCTATGACCGGCTGGCCAGTGCCTTGGACGCCGCCTCCCTGTCCTTACCCCACCTATCCCGGATGTACTGGTCCCTGGCAGCCATGGCCGGCTCCTGCAACTGGGTCTCGCTCGGTTTCTGGCCGGCCTGGTTCTCGACAATCAGGCCCTTCTTTTGGTCAGGCGCACTTGGGTTCTGATGATGGTCAGCAGCAGCAGCCTACGGACTTAGCTCAGGCATTTGCTGCACTCCAGTTGCTGCCCTTGAATCAAGGGCAATTCTACATGGATACGGGCGCTTCATCTCACCTGGGCGCTTCGTCTCACCTAAGTGCCGACGCAGATATGTTCCGTTACCCACTCAATTGTAGTACGATTCAGTCAATTTTCGTCGGTGATGGTACTAACATTCCCATTCACAGCTCTGGTCATACCTCTTTAGCAACACCCACTAGAACCCTCCACCTTCATAATGTTTTAAATACACCCAAAATAATTTAG